One Oryza brachyantha chromosome 3, ObraRS2, whole genome shotgun sequence DNA segment encodes these proteins:
- the LOC102716027 gene encoding subtilisin-like protease SBT3.18 yields the protein MAVFLLLLIVSFLSFYPIQATQESHSHVHIVYLGHNDGLNASLAAKVHLQLLSRVFTDPDEARDAILYSYSYGFSGFAALLNSTQAAKLSEEVISVFRSRMLELHTTRSWDFMGLNLHIQMEQSAGMQLKFGDDIVVGILDTGVWPESQSFRDDSHLGDIPSSWHGTCVAGEEFDPATACNRKLIGARYYLAGFESEVGPLNTSGGAEYRSPRDRVGHGTHTASTAVGAVSPNTSYVGGLGSGVARGGAPRARLAVYKVCWLKDLTGRCSDADILAAFDDALRDGVHVLSASLGSTPPLTPLFMTSTEIGSFHAMQLGVPVVFSAGNDGPDAGTVQNVSPWVITVAASTIDRRFPTVITLGNNVSLVGESFNVNDTKTRLVESGSVFADGSCSLDQLTNGSHSAASGKVVLCFSTMGMVSGGVAALAVYAAGGAGVIFAETISRRSTQDNLLLTVHVDLRQGTRILDYIRSSSRPPTVRISRSRTLIGRSPAPAVAYFSSRGPSSISPYILKPDITAPGVNILAAWPPKSSPTVIPLDKRSVTWNFDSGTSMSCPHVSGIVAVVRSVHPTWSPAAIKSALMTTAYMYDDTSDVMLAGGTLKAADGFDVGAGHVDPLRALDPGLVYDVGARDHVLFLCSLGYTRAQIRQMVLPSPALDTSCGGAAPEYDLNYPAIVLPHLNATVTVKRTVTNVGARRDAVYRAAVVSPQGARAAVWPPALAFSPYRDVASYYVTVTPAKLSRARYDFGEIVWSDGYHRVRTPLVVRVATMPDTAAMDTTISTGPQDS from the exons ATGGCTGTTTTTCTGCTTCTTCTCATTGTTTCCTTTCTCTCATTTTATCCCATACAGGCCACTCAAGAGTCACATTCTCAT GTTCACATTGTGTACTTGGGCCACAACGATGGCCTCAATGCTTCACTTGCTGCAAAAGTTCATCTCCAACTTCTATCAAGAGTCTTTACAGA CCCGGATGAAGCAAGAGATGCTATTCTGTACAGCTACAGCTATGGATTCTCTGGATTTGCTGCATTGCTCAATTCTACACAAGCTGCCAAATTATCTG AAGAGGTCATATCAGTATTCAGGAGTAGGATGCTGGAGCTCCATACAACAAGAAGTTGGGATTTCATGGGCCTCAACCTGCATATTCAGATGGAACAATCAGCTGGAATGCAACTGAAATTCGGAGACGATATAGTTGTCGGTATCCTAGATACAG GAGTGTGGCCTGAATCCCAGAGCTTCAGGGATGATTCCCACCTAGGCGACATCCCGTCGTCATGGCACGGCACGTGCGTGGCCGGCGAGGAGTTCGACCCGGCCACGGCGTGCAACCGGAAGCTCATCGGCGCGCGGTACTACCTCGCCGGATTCGAGAGCGAGGTCGGCCCGCTCAacaccagcggcggcgccgagtaCCGGTCGCCGCGGGACCGCGTCGGGCACGGCACGCacacggcgtcgacggcggtgGGCGCCGTGTCGCCGAACACCAGCTACGTCGGCGGCCTGGGCAGCGGGGTGGCGCGCGGTGGCGCGCCCCGGGCGCGGCTCGCCGTGTACAAGGTGTGCTGGCTCAAGGACCTCACGGGGCGGTGCAGCGACGCCGACATCCTGGCGGCGTTCGACGACGCGCTGCGCGACGGCGTCCACGTGCTCTCGGCGTCCCTcggctcgacgccgccgctcacGCCGCTGTTCATGACGAGCACCGAGATCGGGTCGTTCCACGCGATGCAGCTCGGCGTGCCGGTGGTGTTCTCCGCCGGGAACGACGGCCCGGACGCCGGGACGGTGCAGAACGTGTCGCCGTGGGTGatcaccgtcgccgccagcACCATCGACAGGAGGTTCCCGACGGTGATCACTCTCGGGAACAACGTCTCGCTCGTG GGAGAGAGTTTCAATGTGAATGACACGAAGACGAGATTAGTAGAAAGTGGCAGTGTCTTCGCGGATGG GTCTTGCTCACTGGACCAGCTGACCAACGGGAGCCACTCGGCGGCGTCCGGCAAGGTCGTGCTGTGCTTCTCCACCATGGGCATGGTgtccggcggcgtcgcggcgctggcggtgtacgcggccggcggcgccggcgtgatCTTCGCCGAGACCATCTCCCGCAGGTCGACCCAGGACAacctcctcctcaccgtcCACGTCGACCTGCGCCAGGGCACCCGGATCCTCGACTACatccgcagcagcagccggccGCCGACCGTGCGCATCTCCCGGAGCCGGACCCTCATCGgcaggtcgccggcgccggccgtcgcctaCTTCTCCTCCAGGGGCCCGAGCTCCATCTCCCCGTACATCCTCAAG CCTGACATCACCGCTCCCGGCGTGAACATCCTGGCGGCGTGGCCGCCCAAGTCGTCGCCGACGGTGATCCCTCTGGACAAGCGCTCCGTGACGTGGAACTTCGACTCGGGGACGTCCATGTCGTGCCCGCACGTCTCCggcatcgtcgccgtcgtgagGTCTGTGCACCCGAcgtggtcgccggcggccatcAAGTCCGCGCTGATGACCACGGCCTACATGTACGACGACACGTCCGACGTGATGCTGGCCGGCGGGACGCTGAAGGCGGCGGATGGCTTCGACGTCGGCGCCGGGCACGTCGACCCGCTGCGGGCGCTGGACCCGGGGCTCGTCTACGACGTCGGCGCGCGCGACCACGTGCTCTTCCTCTGCAGCCTCGGCTACACCCGCGCGCAGATCCGGCAGATGGTGCTCCCCTCGCCGGCGCTCGACacgagctgcggcggcgccgcgccggagtACGACCTCAACTACCCGGCCATCGTGCTCCCCCACCTCAACGCCACGGTCACCGTGAAGCGGACGGTGACGAACGTGGGCGCCCGGAGGGACGCCGTgtaccgcgccgccgtcgtcagcCCCCagggcgcgcgcgccgcggtgtggccgccggcgctggcCTTCTCCCCGTACCGCGACGTCGCCTCCTACTACGTGACCGTCACGCCGGCGAAGCTGTCCCGCGCCCGCTACGACTTCGGCGAGATCGTCTGGTCCGACGGCTACCACCGCGTCCGGACGCCGCTCGTCGTCAGGGTCGCCACCATGCccgacaccgccgccatgGACACCACTATTTCCACTGGGCCACAGGACTCCTAG